The genomic segment AATGTGCGTGGACGTTGGTTATACGATATCAAATAAATACGAAGGAAATACGTGTCGGCTAGGAGGTATAAACGTATAATAAATCACGATAATTCTAAATAACTATAACGTGACGATAAGTGATTGTACATTGAATTTGCTAGAATGCTATTTGTTTACTAAAAATAATGTAGTTAACGTTGCGTGAGTACAATAGACCGAGAACATGagtgcgtgtgtgtgtatgataCGAATATGGATATAAGAGTGCGTGTgtggaggaagagagaaagagagagagagagagagagagagaaagacagaaCAAGCGAGCAAAACGTATAAGACTAAACGAGGAAAAACTATTAGatatgtatagtatatatatacgcGTACATATACACCACAGTGATACGTACACGTATAATCTCCCGGCGGCTACCTAACATTAGTGCAGTAATGATTATCATTGTAccttttattacaattattcattaataattatcggttctattactttattattataccgtcgataaaaaaaaaaataagaacgtTGTACAGACAATTGGTAAATCTCGTTGCCAAGGATTCGAAATTAGTTTTATCGTGCCGTACGTAGTGTTGCAAATgccaaataaaagaaaagagaataaggcgtgttttttttttcattcgaaCATAATAACGGCGATATTCATTTAGCGGAGTACGTAAGGGAGAAAAAGATCGAGAGAGAAAGTATTGTCTGCGAGTGTGTGCGTGAATGAatgaaagagggagagagaaggagagtgaGAACGGCGGAGAAACGCGCGGGGAATCGTCTCAGTTTTAATGAGACGCGTTCGAAGGAGAATCGGGCGGGCTTTAAAGTAAAAATGCTGGTGCTGTGCTgtgatttttataaaaaataaaaagaaaaaaacagagaAGAACGATACGCGAATCATAGTAAGGAAAAGCCGAAGATCTTGacgaatttttatgaaaatatacaGATAGCCTAAGTACCTGGACCTGCCCTGCGCTCTCCACAAATTTAAATTCGAGTAGaggatattaaaaaaaaaaacgattaaatggaaaaaagtgaaaaaaaaaaagaaaagaaaaatactaaGAGAACAAAAGAGTGATGCAAAATCAACTTGTATGAATTGTATAGGCTGTAAAGTGTATTtgcttttaaacgaaaatttaATATAGATTGTTAATCGCTAATTGCGCGAAAAAAGGAGCTGTCTCCAATGGTCGAATACACTATACAAGTTCGCGTATCGCAAATTCCTCGTGCAACACGTTTCTTACGTTGTCCGTTCGAATCGTACTGACGAAAAACCCCCATTTTGCAGGCAATAAatttatcacgtattacgctCAACGATTACGTTTTAAACTTTTCTCCTGTTTTCGTTGAAACCGGCTCCTTCCTAGGTTCGATCGGTTATCGTTTCGATCTCCCGCGTAAAGATCGGCACTGCGCCGATCGATGTCGAACTTGTTGATACTTCCTCTCAACGCAAACGAGATACAAACGTTGTAATTAATAATTGGAGACAATCTCCGACTAAGGATATATTCTAGCGAGTACTACGTATTTGCCACGATGTTGCATAATCCATTGCGAAAATCCtcaaacgaataaattaaatgaCAACATAAGATGGACTGACATATTAACGTAACGTAATAAACAAGGACCCGTATTCTTGTCTCCATTTTTTTAGAATGATAAAAATAGTGAGTCGTTACgctttatatattatacactTCGAATATATGAATATACGAGTAACATTACGTACAGAAGCAAATACAAAAACGCAGGCATCTTGTCGTTAAATTGTAAGATATTGTGTTCAAACTCCAGAATGTAATCTGACCCCTTCCTCAGACtactatatattaattatattgtgCACTATGCTCCAACTTGTCCATACGAataaatatattgaaaaatCTTACTATTATACAGTATCCTCGATCGGTACACTATCGTCCTTTAACGAGTTCGCGTCTTTTCGAAGTTCCCCCTTGTTATCGATTCAACCGACTTTTCGTACAATTTTCTTTCCTCCTTCTTTCGTTCTATCCTGTTAGTATTCGTATATGAATCATTGCTGTATATCTTCCTGTCAAATggtatttttacaattttatctaTTTGCTTTTACTCACACATTGTCAaacaaaattgtaatataacgtttaacattaTTTGAGAACCTCTGTGTGACCTAGCGGTAAAAGGGAATACGTCCATGGGTTTATGGCTGGCTTTAGTTTCGTATTATCCTTCGTGTAACAAAGAAGTAATCGTTACTTTTCCCATTTCTCTCCAtaaacctatatatatatatatactatattctTCGTACAAATACGTTACTcttattttcataatttttacgATGAACGATGAACAGTGTATATTAACAGTGTACCGTTACAGATCTCAATATATTTTTAACGATGCACGCACAAGGTTATGTTCTATAACCTAAATATTTCGCTTCGTACACTCACGGCCCAAGTTTTATTTTGTCTACGCATTACCGTGATAGAGAGTACCGGATCACTGGCTGAATTGAATGACAATTAATATATAGGACAATTATTGGAATATTACGTCTACATGATGGAtgaaatagaatataaattagAATCGACGAATCCTGTATTAATATCGCACGTGAGTTACTTCCTTTTTCATATATCgcaattaaacgtttatattttTCACTTGGTATTCTATTCCAACTGTATTATGTATTTTTCTACACAGGCAACGTCGAAACTTTTCGAATCcattaagaaaaagaaatgcGATCGACAAACGGACCATATTTCCAAGGTAAAACACGTATTCGTTCGATTACTATATGATCCAATACATCGTTTTTACTTTTGCGTTAATCAGAGAGGAAATATTAATCTAATTCTGTTCATTCCGTTCATCAATTTATACAGATACCCGAGTTTAAGTTGCTATTAACAAAACGAGATAGTACAAATGTCACGCTCAGCATATCTGCCTGTCAAGCCCTAACTGCTCTGGTTGAAAATGGATTATGGGACATTAACGAGGCTCTAGCTACTTTCATCTCCAGTATCTCTTCTATAAAGTACAGAAATTCATTTAATCCATGAAAGATATTCTTTATCTATCTTTACTGTTCCTTAATATCGTTCTATGTCACATGTTTTAGAAATTATATGGTTGCTACTACAACCATAAGCCATTTACTAATATTAGACTTAAAACGCGATAcaggaaaagaaaatatatatccgTTTACATTACATATGCCACAACACCCTTTTATTACCATTTTAATTCAAGATAAACATAGCTGGCAGACTATATTAAGTCAGATGACATTTATTCTGAATCATCAGGATGCTCGGTatgtataaaaatgtatatacaaatgttatatatacatacatcatataCATCTATAATTATGCACACtcttatatctatatatatatatgtatgtatattcaatTTCTCCAAATTTCAGAATTAGAGAAAATGGCGTGAAAATGTTACGACCGGTATTTTTGTATGTTTTATGCAATCCTTCATCAGATTCGTTGGATTACTGTATGCAACAAGTTTGGCAATTGTTAATTAGATCGAGACACAGTACATATGTACAGACAGAAATTTTACTTTGGATGTGCACAGCGGAAATCCATTGTTGTATAAATACAAACTATAGAATCTTAGAGCTTGCAGAAAAAGCTGCATCAGAAGGAAACAGAGAATATTGTACAGCTTTGTTGCCGATGATTGTATCCTTAGTTATACAATTACTAAAGCAAGGTTCTGATCCAACACCAAATTTTCATGTTATATTGTTTATCATAGACCACTGTGATAACTATATTGGGAATCTTGTGCTAACATTAATGGCAGAAGTAATTACTTTATGTCCAGCTATTTATTTGTATACTACTTTGCAAATATGTAAGTATTTTCCGGTATTTTCCACTATTTATAAGAATTTTCGATTTTTACCGATTTTTCGAAATATGCtttttatgataaatttatCACATTATAGGTACGATGATAGCAAAGAAAATGTCTTACAATGATATATTTTTCTACACTTTGATAGCATCTATTCTAAAATGGATTGCATATCCATCCGTATTGTGTTCTGAGGCACTAGACATGGCGAGAGATTTAGCCAGCGAGATGTTTACAAGAACGAAATTAACGTGCAATAATGAAACGATATTctcaaataaattttttacaGTGTTTACTAATTCCGACCCATACATACAATTCTACACGGAGCTGGTGCATTGCTTGAATATCTGGAACCAAAATGATATTCTATCATGGTTGAACAACGTATCATGTGTACCAACTTACTTAAAAGATAAATGTAAACTATTGATATCTGGTCTCCTTCTACAGTCAAACGAGCCACAAATAGTTCAACTGTGCTGTAATATACTCGTTGATGTTAGCAGAGAAAGGACAAATTTTGGATCGCACGTGCTCTCATTGGTATTGCATAAATTAACCAAATGTAAAAGCAGTATAGAATCAAAATGTTTGTTACTGGTAATGCCTGAGCTTATGATTACGAAAGAAAATGTCCCAATCGTTAATCATACCTTGAACGGGTTGTTAAACGGTGACAAGCaactgaaatattttataatcgaATTATATTTGAAAGCATTGAAAAAAGAACCGAGATGTTACAGATTTCTCTTTGCCGCAATAATCAAAGTAATGGAAAGCGATCTCTCCTGGTATTCGGATGCAACTTGTGCAAGAGCTATGAAatatatttgtgaaaattatcctGAACATGGGGAAAAATTGGTACCATTGATATTACAGATATTAAATCGTTCGACGGGTACGAACGGCGGAACCGCAAGCGCACTCGCGCTTGGATGTATTTCTGCTCTTTACAAAGCATCCGTAATAGACATTTGTTCGACATGGAGAATGCTATCcccaaaaatggaaaaagaaaagcGGTCTATTGTTTTAGAAAGCTTGTGCGAACTACTTGCTGATGTTGCATTCTATGCACCTCAATGCCTCGAAGAACACGACCATCAATTAATCGACGATATCGTATCGAAGTTGTGGAAATACACGACATGTAATGATGTAAAGGTAATCAAAGCTGCGCTTAAAGCTCTAGCTTCGTACCGTCTCGAACAATTATCCTTGAAAATATTACCAGTAGAATTTAGATATAATCTCGTACTACCAGCTACGTATGCGAAAATTCCAACCGACACGGTAAAAAAGCCAGAGGACGTGCTTCCGTATATACCTGGTATTTGTTGgatccaaatgcttcaaaatataaataaaatgacTTTGTCAGCAGCCGGAAACCTTTTAATTTCCTTCGTGATAGAAGAAGTAAATAGCTTCCGATCCGGCATGTACAACTGGCCTCAAGGGGAGCcgcaaaattttaaatatttaccaGACAAAAGCGTAATCAGAGCGGTCGGTGAATATTTGAGGAAAACtaataagtttgattcgaataATCATTGTATCGTTACGGAATGCCTACGAATATTCGCTCATAAATATCCGAAACCATTACCTAATATAAATTGGAGTTTTTTGAAGGATACTTTTCACCTATCAGCCGAAGCAAAGCAATATACTCTTTCTATCGCGTGTCATCATGCGACGGTATCTTTATCTGCTAAATCTTTTATAGAAGATTATCTATTGACGTATAAATCTGTAAACGATGCAGAAGATTTCATTTGGAAAGACAATGAACACCCGATATTGTATTCAAATCTCGAGTACTTGTGTCAAGCTGTACAACCAAATATCATTAAACGGTTCTTAGAAACTACTTTAGAATGTGCAATTAAAAAAATGAACGAAGATTCGATACAACCGTTTCATTGTATCATGTATTCATATGCTCAGGCATTAAGTAATCCAGAAATATGCCATGCTAACTCTACACTGCTTTCTACCATGCTGGAAGAACTTTTGGACAAAATAGATTTAACGTGCGACCGTTTCTACCCTTGTTTCACGGCAGCTTTGGAATTACCAGTGGAGCATTTAGAAAGAACTACATCTCCTAAAACGTGGTGGGAATCAATGGCCAGTAAATTAAAGAATGCGATCGCGATTAGAGCCGAATTGTCTTTAAAAAAGTCAAATTCCGAAGCCTCCTTAAAGTGGTTGAACGAAATCATCGGTGAAACTTTCGCTTCTACGTTAAGGTAACATTCTTGGTCattattgtaatttttctgatacATCAAACATGTGAATAATCACGCgtcttaatattttttattaaagtgTGCAAACATATTTTTTCGAAATTATACAAAAACTACAAGCCAATATGCAATTCGAAAGATCCAGTTCAAATTGGATTCTGGAGCTTATGACACAGGTTCAAGGATTTTTAATGGACTCATCACAAAAtcataataacaaaatacaattCTATTGTAATGTTTTATTTATCTCTGTGATAAGCTTGTCTGGCATAGACTCCATTTTAATGAAACGAGATCTAGTGATTAAATCGCAAAATGtcagaataaaattatttcctcAAGCTCTAACACTTCTTTCCGATAGAGAGAATTGGAAACATGCAATTCCACAGGTATTCACGATTACTTTTATTTCTATACAAAACGATCCAACTAGCGTCCGAATGATAATTtaacaatttaatattttttttcttcattAGAAGTTATATAGTTATTCTAGAATTAACAGTCTATTAAAGATATAATATACCTCTTTCAGATGATGGAATGGTTAAATTATATGAGGATGAATCATATTTCTGATACATATaaatacacgtttcatcgggCATTAATTTCTTTAAGACATAAttcatattataaaaatgtatggAGTAAATATTTATCGATTAAAACGGACATCGATATTTAACCGCAAGTTGGAACAAAAAACGTGTCCGTTACTGCAAATTTAAGGTATGAAGTTAAAGGGAGCAACATATTTGTGAAATACTATTAAAACAAAAGTTGAAAATGTATTTCACTTACTTTCAATCCCATGTGATGTAAAGACTGACAATTCTGAATAAACATATCGTCACATGTGTTGTATGTGACGACTTTCATAATGCTAAACAGATGTTTCGCTATTATCCAACATCATCACGGTTAATGTATTCGGACGTGATCCAGTCAATGTTTGATCTTCCAGTAATTTCATCTTGGGTTCTAATATATTCCGTTTCGTTTCGATGTTTTTTTTTATAGGGGTGCGACTTGGACTAGATTTCCTACTGCTTGGATATGATTTTAATAAACGAGCCCTATGGGAACATTTAAGGACACCATGTTTTTGTCTCATTATATTATAGCACAACATACTACAAACTTTAAATTTACATTCCATAATTTAAAAGAATCATACTTACGCGTCCATTAACTTAAGGAATAAACGGGTATATACTTGATATTCCTCATCACCAAATTCAGTCGGATCATGTCGTGCATGTTCATATAAATCGCAGAACTGATGAATTAATCGTTGTCCACTTCCATTTAATGGCGTTGCCAATATGGCAAGTAAATATGCCCGTAAATTTTCAGATGGATGTCTTTTTAAGCAATTATCATATTTAGTAATTTCAGCTTCTACaaaaaagattgaaaatgaGTCTGAACATAAAGAGTCTGTTTaccataataaatataattatacccAAGGTCTTAACATCATCTACAGCTTTTAATCTGTAGTAATGAGGTGAAACCTGTCCTCGAGGAGTTAAAATAAATCTTGGATCGCTAATAAGTTGTGGCTCGTATTGAATTCTTGGTATTACTTCTATTCGTCTTTCAATCTCTTTCTTCAGTGACTAAAAGATTGAAAATATACTGTGTTttgatatgtatatatgtatatgtgcataTAGACACATGTGTTCAAAATAGTGAATAATTGTATagcataattaaaatattttgtttttaacTAAAAACAAGCATTAATTTTCAATgtaaatgtaatagatatacaTATTTGTAGATGTAAATAAACTTAACCTCTACAATTTCTCGTACCTTTCGTGCATCATGCCCGATAGGGATATGAGGGCCACGGCGTGATCGTAATGCAAATCTCATAATTTGTCGTTTTGCAAATATAAACAGTAATAATATTGTTAGTACTCCAGCCGCAATAAAAATAACGATTGTCACACCGGAAAGTTCTTCCGTCATGTTTTTCCCATTCGTACTTGTATAAAAATGTTAACTCTTATGCGCACGCGTTTCATATTTTGATTTTACATCTCCTATACCCCTAATTTTTAGATTggagaataaatataattatagaaaaaataaaatttattataatttgtgGTTTGTAGTATTTACATAAGTTATATAGATTTTAGTACATTTTGAATAGGTTTTTTATACAATGTTTGATTAGTATTTGCTATTTCCCATAATGATTGTTTTTGTTCAtctgaaaatttaatatttgattttataAGTGATAATACAAGCTTCCCAAAATTTTTATCCTTGGCAAAGTCAACCGTTTTCTCAAATAATAACTGTATAAGTTTGTCATTTGTGGTAATATCTGTCTTAGTATCAATCAAAGTACGTAGGAAAGAAAGATGCCATGATTTGAGTTCTTTCACATGTGATAAATATTCTCTGTAAAAATGATACCGCTCAATTGCTAACACTTTAGATTCTTTTGCAGtttaattgattaataataagaTTAGTACCTACGTAATAAGAACAATACGTCTTTCAGGCTCAAAAGTATTTACTATAGCATCAATAATTGTTGTGTCTGTTAAATCAAGATTTAAAAGGGGAATAAAAATAAACTTCTGAATATCATCTGGAAATTTCTGAGTGCTCTCTATCAAAGCAGATAAAAGTAATCTGGAAGGTTCTTTCAAAGCAATAATCTGCAATGATATTCAAACATTATTAGCCATGTTCGTGAAAAAATTTATACAAGCAGTCTAATTCATTATAGATTAATATCATTCAAACTTCACCTTTGATAATAATAAATGGGTATAAAATGTTTCTGCGTATTTAACTCGTTGTTCCAAAGTCATATTATTCAAAGAACAACATAGATTATATGTACCCAGCATAGttagtttcttttttaaatcaCAGATTATTTCTTGAAATTCTGCATCTGTTAAATTCTCTAATTGATTTAAATCCAATTTTCCATTAGCGCATTCCAATTCTTCAAAAAGATATTCTGTGATATCAAGTTTTGGTACACACTcctgtttaatatttttatcgcaGAGCTTATCAAGTTGTGTAAAATAAAACTGAGTAGATGAAAATTGATCCGACGTGTTGGATAAAATATCATTACAATCATTATTGCTTTCGTTTAAAGCTTCTTCTACATCTATATCTGTTACTCCTTTCTAAGTGAGATAATGCAAACTTCAATATTATTTtccttaaatataattatatttcctaATACAACTATTAATACTAACCTTCCTAGTTACTATTTGCCATAAAGGATCAGCTTGAATTATATCTTGTTTCAATTTCTCTTTAATTACTATTAACTTTTCCATGGTGTATTGggataatacataattttttaaaatattttccggattcatatttttaataataagtcAATTTAAAAAGAGATACTTTTattgtattatgtattaaagaaaatataagaaaattttacttaaataaaataaattataattggagagaaaggaaaaattttattgcaagtgaaaatatattaaatctcgtacataataaaattatacatttacGTCATATCCTAACGATACGTTTGTGTCAAGTAGTGTCAAGTAAACCATACCACCTGTTGAGTAGCTTCATGACAGTCAAGAGGTTAACAACGAAATAACAGTGTGCAcgctaataaattttatttagaaGTGATAATATCATGTATACAAATGAACGCATATAACtttttgtgaaataaaaaaaggataTTCAAGTTGAAAAACGTACAGGAATCGAGATACTGTAAGTCTTGCAGgactaaattaatttaaatattttaaacaagGAAATTTATCTGAAATGTAGATCCTATACGCATgtaaatattttgtttcaaaatattttacattattcAATTGTATTGCAATTAGCAAAAAGAGAATGCTGCTTTTAATATGaaacataatttttttaaaacttTCGCGCTTTTATTGCTTTTGGATATTTATAAGTAATAAACGTTATTTGAAATGTTACACTTTTATTACGGACAATGTGTTTCTGAAATGATTCATACTGCATTTATATCAAGTTCCATGAGAATGAATTAGCATAAATTAAGCAATTAAAATAATGTTACAAACAATGAGAGGAAATCTTTGTCTATTTCAAATTCGGCTATTTAAGTTTTGTGTACTGATAACTACTACTCGCGATAACATCATTGCGACGAACTTTCACTTCTGGAAAATCCAGATTATCTTAAGGTTATTAAGAatcatattcatattcatatcaTTAATATTTCTAATTAATGTTTTTAGTTTGtaactatttttataaattttggtGTCTAGATATCGTCGGATCAGAACATAATGCATGAATAATaaggaaatacaaattttattaaaaataacgatTTTTTGGGGAAAATTTCCTTAACTCAATATCCAAAAGGAAAGGTAAGGATACGAATGAAGAATATGCAAAgaaaatattgttaaatatctgatattttaattaaaataaggTAAATAATCCATTCCATCGAATTGATCTTTATATCGGTATAATATAAAGAATTGAAATATATGCGATTATAAAAGTTGTATAATTATGTAATAAAGAAATTAACAGATGGATATATGTAATTTGTTACGtccatatttttcttttttcgaattggctttatatttataaaatatatttatttcgtaGATTACTTTATCAGAAAATGTAGTATTCATTAAACATGATggtaatgaaaatataaaatttatattatgatACTTCTATCATAGAAAAAAAGATAGCGAAGAGATACTTCTTTTGAACGGCATTTGAATTTCGAGGAAAATGCCAATACTTTCAAATTTATCTCATCGTTTTCATATGTTAACAACCGATGCGAAACCTGATCCACCACGAATACCGATCGAAGGATATACTCACAATTTAGAACCAAATACAATAAACGGTGATGAAACGAAGACGACCAAATTCGAATCTGTTCCAATTACTACAGAACCGCAATTGGAATTAAAGAACGTAACGTCCCCGGACAAAGACGACGCAGTTCCTATTACGAATGCCAAGTCTTCTACCGAAAAACAAGATCTGAATGATACGAAAGGTGCCCAAGATGATGCAAAAGAACGTAGAAAACCGAATATTAAAACGAAAACAAAATCGAAACAACGCAAACATTGTACGCAAGTATTATTCACTCTTTAAACTTGGAAAAAatcaaatttgttaaatttgtttGTATTAAAGCGATCATGTTTTACTTTATAGCACAAGGAACACATGTAGTGAATTACAATATAATTAATTCAAACGGTGTAAAAATTGGCTCTAAAACTAGTTACATTTGTAATATTAATCAATTTGCTAAGAATAATTCTCATGCATCAGAAGAAACATGGACAAAAAATATTCGACAAATGCCAGCAGAAGTAGAACGTTTACGTACTTGTACTGACGAAATTAATCTAgatgatatatttataattaaaacttATATTGGACATGGTTGGAAAGATGTTGCTAGAAAATTGTTATATTCGGACGGTCAAATTGAACAATTTgaagaaaattacaaatttagGGGCATAAGTGAAGTAAATTTGATTCCAATATACTATTTCTTGTTTATATTCTTATCTGTATCATTACAAGTTTCTGTACTAATGACCATATTTCTAGgtaatttatcaaatatttctgGACTGGAAACAAGCTAATACAAAAAATGCAGATATTGGTAATTTGATAAACATTTTATGGATTTGTAAAGAATACGATTGTGCAATACGATTAGCTGCTGCTCGCAGCCAGTCGACATAACGCTTTTTAACTGTATCTTTGTAACAGTAAATCTTTgaacaatttattttttaatcgaatatattttacaagtaattatcatatttattagtcggaaacgaaaattatttttacttgTATCCAACTTATATTAATTATAGTAAACTAGAGTAAAACTAGAGTAAACTAGAGTATAACTAGAGTAAAAAGTTAACTGCTGTTTTTATCTGTAATGTATATTGTATTAAAGAAtcgttttaataaataaattctaacgaattcaatataatatttatcgtAATACAATCCTATAATATAATCTTCTAatcttataataaaattaatcttaATTATGCATGTAGTTatcgtagaacaacatacaatTAATGCAAATATCACTATAAAGTAGCATAAGTGGGCGTTTCATGGGCAAGGAAAACTGAGGGCAAAGTCACGGATAGTACCGTGAGTCGCAACAGACACGGTTATGTAGATATATATTTTCCAGGATCAAATATCTTATTCTTAGGATATCCATTTGCCCACGAAAGCGTAGCTTATCATCCGCCGATTGCTGCTTTGCTTAAGataactgcagttttgcattagcAACTATGTATAATCTTTCACTGTTTAGTGTTCAGAAATCCATCTTTTTCTTAaatgtaattatttaatatatatattaaatgtacAATTATGCCATATTGTATAAccattataaaatgattaactttatctctttccctttctctctttgtACATACAGATATACAGATACTTAAAatgattatattatatttctagtatatatacaaatagaaaatatatgcGATTAATGtacaattaatatatataagcAATTCAAAGAAGtaatataaataagaaatacaaaaaatgttttcaaataatacatacatacatttgtaacatattttttttttctttcctaattttttttttccccttttttacCAAAAATTAAATCTTTGCAATTTTCAAATTGTGCAACCATTTCTTGTAAACTTTTATTTCCATCTATTATTAAAACTGGTGCTGATACACTAAATAGTGTCTGATGATAAAGCCACTCATCGTGAATATTATGAATTTGctgtaaatattctaatgatacacaattttcttctttcctcgctCTTGTTTTCATTCTCTGATATACAACATCCGGTGATGTCCTCAAATAAACtgcattaatataaaaataataactaatattattatcaataagAAACATATAATTTATGTTATGCCTTTATGATAACATACTTATTAAATCCGTTACTATATTAGCATTCTGTATACACCAGTCATACCAATCTTCTAAGACCATTACTTCCACATCTTGTAATAGTTTAGAacgtttcatattttctatAAAGCACCTCGAGCTAAATACTGATCTTTCCATAATTTTATAAGGCATTCCAGATTCGTAAGTATGAAGTTGCAGCATTGTTAATTGTACATAGGATTGGAATAAGAAACTATAGCGTTTAGGATTTGTGTACATTAATTCCTAAATATTTTAAGCGAATATTTATCAatgttacatatatttttatatgaataaCAATAAATCTATATTCAATAAATAATCTTACCAATAAATTTGATCCAGCAACATTTCTCCAAAGTTCTACTGGTTCTTGTAAAACGGTTGTATTGTTAAATTGTTTAAAATGA from the Bombus affinis isolate iyBomAffi1 chromosome 11, iyBomAffi1.2, whole genome shotgun sequence genome contains:
- the LOC126921830 gene encoding uncharacterized protein LOC126921830 isoform X1; protein product: MNPENILKNYVLSQYTMEKLIVIKEKLKQDIIQADPLWQIVTRKKGVTDIDVEEALNESNNDCNDILSNTSDQFSSTQFYFTQLDKLCDKNIKQECVPKLDITEYLFEELECANGKLDLNQLENLTDAEFQEIICDLKKKLTMLGTYNLCCSLNNMTLEQRVKYAETFYTHLLLSKIIALKEPSRLLLSALIESTQKFPDDIQKFIFIPLLNLDLTDTTIIDAIVNTFEPERRIVLITEYLSHVKELKSWHLSFLRTLIDTKTDITTNDKLIQLLFEKTVDFAKDKNFGKLVLSLIKSNIKFSDEQKQSLWEIANTNQTLYKKPIQNGYRRCKIKI
- the LOC126921830 gene encoding uncharacterized protein LOC126921830 isoform X2, which produces MNPENILKNYVLSQYTMEKLIVIKEKLKQDIIQADPLWQIVTRKKGVTDIDVEEALNESNNDCNDILSNTSDQFSSTQFYFTQLDKLCDKNIKQECVPKLDITEYLFEELECANGKLDLNQLENLTDAEFQEIICDLKKKLTMLGTYNLCCSLNNMTLEQRVKYAETFYTHLLLSKIIALKEPSRLLLSALIESTQKFPDDIQKFIFIPLLNLDLTDTTIIDAIVNTFEPERRIVLITEYLSHVKELKSWHLSFLRTLIDTKTDITTNDKLIQLLFEKTVDFAKDKNFGKLVLSLIKSNIKFSDEQKQSLWEIANTNQTLYKKPIQNVLKSI
- the LOC126921831 gene encoding protein immune deficiency isoform X1; translated protein: MPILSNLSHRFHMLTTDAKPDPPRIPIEGYTHNLEPNTINGDETKTTKFESVPITTEPQLELKNVTSPDKDDAVPITNAKSSTEKQDLNDTKGAQDDAKERRKPNIKTKTKSKQRKHSQGTHVVNYNIINSNGVKIGSKTSYICNINQFAKNNSHASEETWTKNIRQMPAEVERLRTCTDEINLDDIFIIKTYIGHGWKDVARKLLYSDGQIEQFEENYKFRGISEVIYQIFLDWKQANTKNADIGNLINILWICKEYDCAIRLAAARSQST
- the LOC126921831 gene encoding uncharacterized protein LOC126921831 isoform X2 is translated as MPILSNLSHRFHMLTTDAKPDPPRIPIEGYTHNLEPNTINGDETKTTKFESVPITTEPQLELKNVTSPDKDDAVPITNAKSSTEKQDLNDTKGAQDDAKERRKPNIKTKTKSKQRKHSQGTHVVNYNIINSNGVKIGSKTSYICNINQFAKNNSHASEETWTKNIRQMPAEVERLRTCTDEINLDDIFIIKTYIGHGWKDVARKLLYSDGQIEQFEENYKFRGISNLSNISGLETS
- the LOC126921834 gene encoding deoxynucleoside kinase encodes the protein MTSLGKSLFLLIKMTTSVCKVYKRPFTVCIEGNIGSGKTTFLSHFKQFNNTTVLQEPVELWRNVAGSNLLELMYTNPKRYSFLFQSYVQLTMLQLHTYESGMPYKIMERSVFSSRCFIENMKRSKLLQDVEVMVLEDWYDWCIQNANIVTDLIIYLRTSPDVVYQRMKTRARKEENCVSLEYLQQIHNIHDEWLYHQTLFSVSAPVLIIDGNKSLQEMVAQFENCKDLIFGKKGEKKN